The Triticum urartu cultivar G1812 chromosome 5, Tu2.1, whole genome shotgun sequence genome contains the following window.
TCCGCCCTGCAGCCAATGATCACGAGGCCAGCGGCTTCGGCAAGGGTGTCATCTACAACTCCGACGACGACAAAGTAGAAGTAGGGAACTTTTCTTTCAAATGTAGCTCGTTTTATCTATGCATGATGAATTCAACGTTGCATTGCATGGATGAGTATGGAAATAGGGGTTTGCAAACGAGGGGTGTGGTTGTAGTGGCGGACAAATGAGAATAGGGGTTTGCAAACGAGGGGTGTGGTTGTAGTGGCGGACAAATGAGAGGCCATCAGACACGTCCGCGGACATACAGTGCAGTGCAGGTAGTCAAATTTGTTGTAGATGCTCTGATGGATCTCAGATTGTGGGAACACGCCCCCCGGAAAAAAAAAGATTGTGGGAACCCCAGAGCTGAATTGCAGAATTTATGCAGACAGACACAAATCACCCGTATAAAACAGCGCCAGAATCACGACTGCTGTTGCTGCTGGTACTTTCGTTCGTATGTAGATAAATGTAAGACCACAAATGTAAGACAAGAATTTTAGGACGGAAGGAACATATTGCAAGGCAACCAATGATGAGTATTGAGCTACGAGCACCCACCTTGATCACACAGAAGAGAAGAGCAGAATCAAGATTCTGAAATGTTGTATAATTATTTGTCAACTGTACGAGCACACACCACTAAAAATGGTTGGGATAAAAAGAGGGAAAACAAACAAAGGGGATGAATCCTGCACTGCACACTCGCAGtaaatctctctctctctctctctgagtATACCACCTAAAATGATCCATGAATTATGTTTCACTTTCATCCCAAGCTTGCTTATTGTCCCTCTAAAAACATGCTATATATGTCTAGAGCTGTAAATTAACACCAACCAAACACAGCATTCGTCTTGGTTTTGCTAAATTCGATCAACTACCTTTTCCCAAATGGGCAGGTAGAGGTAGCGCAGCCATAGCCAGAGTGAGGAGCAAGCGGAAGCGGAACCTCGTCATGGAGATCATGGCGGGGCCTTGAAGGCCTGCACGACGAGCGAGAACCccggcgccgccccctcctcctccagccACAGCCGGCTCTCCAGCGCGGTCCTCGCCCGGAGCATCACCACCGCGCAGCCCGGCGGGTCCCGGAACCACCACCCGTGGAGGTCCCACATGACGTCCACCGGCGCGCCGTCCACGAACACCGTCTGGTTGCCCCTGAAGTTCCACCGCAGCCGCTGCGCCTGCACCGCCCGCTTCCCGTCGACGCTGACCCACAGCTCCTCCCCTCCCCCGGAGCTGGTGGCGCACCCGACGCTCACCTCGTGCTCCGGCCCGCCCTCCGCGAACCGCACCCTCGCGGTGTGCATTGCCGCCGGGTCGGCGACCACGACGCGCTCCCTGCGCGACACCGGCAGGCACCGCGCCTTGGAGATCTGGCCCTCGAACTTGGTCTTGACGAACTCCGCGGCCAGGTCGCCCACCGCGAGCACGACCTCTGCGCCGGCCACGGCGACGACGAAGTAGCCGTAGAGCGGCTCCGGCGACGCCCCGGGGTCGTACCGCGCCGCCGTGAGGTCCCAGAAGAGGGCGAGCATGGGGGCCTCCGCATCAtccgcatcgccgccgccgccgtccgccagaGTGAAGGAGCGGGTGCCCCTGCGCCTGCGAAGGAGAACGGAAGGCGCAGCGGCGGATGGAGCAAACGACAGTGTGGGGCCCACCGGGGAGTGGGCCCAGGTGAGGCGAAACAGCAGCGGTGCAGAGGAGGCGCCAGAGTTGAGGGGCGTGGCGCGGTAGGACGCCGTGACGGCGAGGGTGGAGGCGGCGCCGGAGCCGGAGCCGCCGGAGGTGAGGGTGGAGGAGGGGCTGGCGCAGGCGACGCGGACGGCGCCGTCGCCGATGCAGGAGGCGAAGTCGCGCATGGAGGACGGCAGCAGCAGGCTGGACGCGCTcaccatctcctcctcctcctcctcctcggggAAGGAGATCTGCGCTGCGGCGTGCGGGTGCCGCGCCAGGAAGCGAGGGAGGAGTAGGAGGAggcggggagggggagggggagggagttATGAGTGAGAAGGTGGTGGGGGTGGGGCTAACACAACGGGGACGGGGAGATCGGGCTCCAACTCAACTCATAATGGCAACCCGGCGGCGAGGGTGGCACGCGCAGCAGCGAACCGGTAACTGCCGGAGCGGAGGTGGCGacgagccggaggaggaggaacCTTCCGCTTTAAGTCTGCCCGCCTGCGGATCCCGCCGTCCGATCGGGAACGGGAGGACACGAGCCGTCCGATCCTACCAGTATTTGTCTGGGCCTGTATGTATATTTATTAGAGgtttattactattattattattattatgccAAGATTTGTAGAAAATGTGTGAAAGTTCATTCTACTTAAACAAAAACGTATGCCGTTTGAACGACAAGTAATATGAATAAGGGGGAGTAACATTCATGTGTTTCAAAACACAATTGATGGTTGTAATTTCTTTAGATAAAAAATAGACATGCATTTGTTCCGTCTCTTGGAACAAAAATCTTTAttataattttttttaaaaaggagGATGTACCTTCGGCCTCTGCATTTggacgatgcatgcagccatcTT
Protein-coding sequences here:
- the LOC125555816 gene encoding uncharacterized protein LOC125555816 gives rise to the protein MVSASSLLLPSSMRDFASCIGDGAVRVACASPSSTLTSGGSGSGAASTLAVTASYRATPLNSGASSAPLLFRLTWAHSPVGPTLSFAPSAAAPSVLLRRRRGTRSFTLADGGGGDADDAEAPMLALFWDLTAARYDPGASPEPLYGYFVVAVAGAEVVLAVGDLAAEFVKTKFEGQISKARCLPVSRRERVVVADPAAMHTARVRFAEGGPEHEVSVGCATSSGGGEELWVSVDGKRAVQAQRLRWNFRGNQTVFVDGAPVDVMWDLHGWWFRDPPGCAVVMLRARTALESRLWLEEEGAAPGFSLVVQAFKAPP